ATCCACACCGTCTACATCCCGGCCGACCGCTTCACTCCTTCCCTTGCGGCAGAATGGGGCGCCCAGGCGCTGGCGACGGCGGAAGCCCACGGCGGCCTGGAAAAGCTGGGTCAGTTGCTGGGCCAAGAGTCTCACCTGGCTGCCGCTGTCGCAGAGCGTGTGGCTGCGAAGCTTTCCGCTGAGCCGATCGAGGACCTCCGTCTGGACTTCGAAGACGGCTACGGCGACCGCGGCGATGAGGCAGAAGACGCCGACGCCGTTGCTGCCGCCAAGGCTGTTGCCACTGCCGTTGCGGCCGGGACAGCTCCGCCGTTCATCGGCATCCGCTTCAAGTGCTTCGAAGCCCCCACCAGGGCACGCGGCCTGAAGACGTTGGACTTGTTCGTCTCCACGTTGGCTGAGGCCGGCGAACTCCCCGCTGGACTGATCCTCACCCTGCCCAAGGTCACCACGGTGGCCCAGGTGCAGGCGATGGACTACGCGGTGACCCGCCTTGAGGAAGTCCACGGGCTTCCTGCCGGCCGGCTCCGCTTTGAGGTGCAGGTGGAAACACCGCAGCTCATCATTGGCGCTGACGGAACCTCGCCTGTGGCCCAGCTCCCCCACGTTGTTCCGGGCCGTATCAGCTCCCTGCACTACGGGACCTACGACTACAGCGCTTCGCTGGGTATCTCCGCGGAATACCAATCCATGGAACACCCGGTGGCCGACTTCGCCAAGGAAGTCATGCAGCTCGCAGTCGCCGGCACGGGCATCCGCCTTTCCGACGGCTCCACCAACATCATCCCGGTCGGCGACGGCGTGGAAGATGCGTGGAAGCTGCACGGCCGGCTGGTCCGTCGTTCCCTGGAAAACGGCTACTACCAGGGGTGGGACCTGCACGCAGCCCAACTCCCCAGCCGTTTCTCGGCGTCGTACGCTTTCTACCGCGAAGGCCTGCCCGCAGCGGCACTGCGCCTCCGCAACTATGTTGAGCGCACCGAAGGCGGCGTCATGGACGAGCCCGCCACGGCCCGTGCCCTTGCCGGCTTCGTCCTCCGCGGCGTCCAGTGCGGCGCAGTGGCGACCGACGAGGTCAAGGCGCTTGCCGGCGTCGAACTTTCACAGCTGACCGCACTGGCGCACCCGCGGCTCGCACAACCAACTTCGCACTGATAGGAGCATTTCGCATGGGCAAGTACTATTACCCGCAGGGCGGCCTGCCGCCGCAGACGCAACTGACCACCGAGCGGGCCATCGTC
Above is a genomic segment from Arthrobacter sp. YN containing:
- a CDS encoding DUF6986 family protein, with the translated sequence MGSFSSSDLAHIESQLAATDQLLDRNYPGDDGSRQPIHTVYIPADRFTPSLAAEWGAQALATAEAHGGLEKLGQLLGQESHLAAAVAERVAAKLSAEPIEDLRLDFEDGYGDRGDEAEDADAVAAAKAVATAVAAGTAPPFIGIRFKCFEAPTRARGLKTLDLFVSTLAEAGELPAGLILTLPKVTTVAQVQAMDYAVTRLEEVHGLPAGRLRFEVQVETPQLIIGADGTSPVAQLPHVVPGRISSLHYGTYDYSASLGISAEYQSMEHPVADFAKEVMQLAVAGTGIRLSDGSTNIIPVGDGVEDAWKLHGRLVRRSLENGYYQGWDLHAAQLPSRFSASYAFYREGLPAAALRLRNYVERTEGGVMDEPATARALAGFVLRGVQCGAVATDEVKALAGVELSQLTALAHPRLAQPTSH